A genomic window from Pseudonocardia broussonetiae includes:
- a CDS encoding response regulator yields the protein MTISVFLLDDHEIVRRGIAGLLEGEDDIVVVGEAGTAAQAMARIPALRPDVAILDVRLPDGEGVSVCRDVRAAVDPPPACLMLTSYSDDEALFGAIMAGASGYLLKQVAGIDLVGAVRTVAAGGSLLDPRATSVVLDRLRKGEEPEDPRYASLSPQEQRILALIADGMTNRQIGAELFLAEKTVKNYVSSLLHKLGFARRTEAAVYAAEHRRERGR from the coding sequence GTGACCATCAGCGTGTTCCTGCTCGACGACCACGAGATCGTCCGTCGCGGCATCGCCGGGCTGCTGGAGGGCGAGGACGACATCGTCGTCGTCGGCGAGGCCGGCACGGCCGCGCAGGCCATGGCCCGGATCCCGGCGCTGCGGCCCGACGTCGCGATCCTCGACGTGCGCCTGCCCGACGGGGAGGGCGTCTCGGTCTGCCGCGACGTCCGCGCCGCCGTCGACCCGCCGCCCGCGTGCCTGATGCTCACCTCCTACTCCGACGACGAGGCGCTCTTCGGCGCGATCATGGCCGGGGCGTCGGGCTACCTGCTCAAGCAGGTCGCCGGCATCGACCTGGTCGGGGCGGTGCGCACCGTCGCCGCGGGCGGGTCGCTGCTCGACCCCCGCGCCACCTCGGTGGTGCTCGACCGGCTGCGCAAGGGCGAGGAGCCCGAGGACCCGCGCTACGCCTCGCTGAGCCCGCAGGAGCAGCGCATCCTCGCCCTCATCGCCGACGGCATGACCAACCGCCAGATCGGCGCCGAGCTGTTCCTCGCCGAGAAGACGGTCAAGAACTACGTCTCCTCCCTGCTGCACAAGCTCGGGTTCGCCCGGCGCACCGAGGCCGCGGTGTACGCCGCGGAGCACCGGCGGGAGCGCGGCCGGTAG
- a CDS encoding GAF domain-containing protein, whose protein sequence is MSEDRPEPAAPPVLSGLRLDELLREVQDRLTEVVSTRDRMRGLLGAVLDIAEGLELDATLRRIVRSAADLIGARYAALGVLDDEGRIARFLHVGLDEELAARMGPLPTGHGLLGQLITDPRPLRLADLGAHTSSVGFPEHHPPMRTFLGVPVRVREAVFGNLYLTEKVGGGEFTADDETIVQALAAAAGIAVQNADLFEQTQLRQRWLEASADIRSELLSGASEDDALALIAQRTLELTGSFTTYIALRGGDDCDLVVRGRSGRGSGPGLGRVLPAGTGTLREVIDGGAPVLLPGPDGLADERSSEDLGPAVAVPLRSDGVVNGVLVAFRGRGDPAFRPAEVPLLSSFAEQTTLALELGERNRARRQLDVFADRDRIARDLHDHVIQRLFATGMQLQGTLRRTVEPAVRERLEQAVDALDTTVREIRTSIFDLHTAGETDGGLRRRLLDTAADATRGSGLTPAVRIDGAVDTLVPPAVAVHAVAVVREAVSNAVRHAAAQSLAVEVRADAGELVVEVLDDGVGLGSGAARSGLVNLEQRARECGGACTVGPGPARGTRLTWTVPLP, encoded by the coding sequence ATGTCGGAGGACCGTCCGGAGCCGGCTGCGCCCCCGGTGCTCTCGGGGCTGCGGCTGGACGAGCTGCTGCGCGAGGTGCAGGACCGGCTGACCGAGGTGGTGAGCACGCGGGACCGGATGCGGGGTCTGCTGGGCGCGGTGCTGGACATCGCCGAGGGGCTGGAGCTCGACGCGACGCTGCGGCGCATCGTCCGCTCGGCCGCGGACCTCATCGGCGCCCGGTACGCCGCACTGGGCGTCCTCGACGACGAGGGCCGGATCGCGCGGTTCCTGCACGTCGGGCTGGACGAGGAGCTCGCGGCCCGGATGGGCCCGCTACCGACCGGTCACGGCCTGCTCGGGCAGCTGATCACCGATCCGCGCCCGCTGCGGCTGGCCGACCTGGGCGCCCACACCTCCTCGGTCGGGTTCCCGGAGCACCACCCCCCGATGCGGACGTTCCTGGGCGTGCCGGTGCGGGTGCGCGAGGCGGTGTTCGGCAACCTGTACCTCACCGAGAAGGTCGGGGGCGGGGAGTTCACCGCCGACGACGAGACGATCGTGCAGGCACTCGCCGCGGCCGCCGGCATCGCCGTGCAGAACGCCGACCTGTTCGAGCAGACCCAGCTGCGGCAGCGCTGGCTGGAGGCGTCGGCGGACATCCGCAGCGAGCTGCTGTCGGGGGCGTCGGAGGACGACGCGCTGGCGCTCATCGCGCAGCGGACCCTGGAGCTCACCGGGTCGTTCACCACCTACATCGCGCTGCGCGGCGGGGACGACTGCGACCTGGTCGTGCGCGGCCGCAGCGGCCGGGGGTCCGGCCCCGGGCTGGGCCGGGTGCTCCCGGCAGGGACGGGAACGCTGCGGGAGGTCATCGATGGGGGCGCACCGGTCCTGCTGCCCGGCCCCGACGGATTGGCGGACGAGCGGTCCAGCGAGGACCTCGGACCGGCCGTCGCGGTGCCGCTGCGCAGCGACGGCGTGGTGAACGGGGTCCTGGTCGCGTTCCGCGGGCGGGGGGATCCGGCGTTCCGTCCGGCGGAGGTGCCGCTGCTGTCCTCGTTCGCCGAGCAGACGACGCTCGCGCTCGAACTGGGCGAGCGCAACCGGGCCCGTCGCCAGCTCGACGTGTTCGCCGACCGGGACCGGATCGCCCGCGACCTGCACGACCACGTGATCCAGCGGCTGTTCGCCACGGGCATGCAGCTGCAGGGCACGCTGCGCCGGACCGTCGAGCCGGCGGTCCGGGAGCGGCTGGAGCAGGCCGTCGACGCCCTGGACACGACCGTGCGCGAGATCCGCACGTCGATCTTCGACCTGCACACCGCGGGGGAGACCGACGGCGGGCTGCGCCGGCGCCTGCTCGACACCGCCGCGGACGCCACCCGCGGGTCGGGCCTGACCCCGGCCGTGCGGATCGACGGGGCGGTCGACACGCTGGTCCCGCCGGCGGTCGCGGTGCACGCGGTGGCCGTGGTGCGCGAGGCGGTGAGCAACGCGGTGCGCCATGCGGCGGCGCAGTCGCTGGCCGTCGAGGTCCGCGCCGACGCGGGGGAGCTGGTGGTCGAGGTCCTCGACGACGGCGTCGGCCTCGGCTCGGGAGCGGCGCGCAGCGGGCTGGTCAACCTCGAGCAGCGGGCCCGCGAGTGCGGCGGCGCGTGCACCGTCGGTCCGGGCCCGGCCAGGGGCACGCGGCTGACGTGGACCGTGCCCCTGCCCTGA
- a CDS encoding Acg family FMN-binding oxidoreductase, whose protein sequence is MMNTTRTTAGLGLTAEQTELVLATAGRAPSLHNTQPWAFRVRPDLLELHADPQRRLPVVDPADRELRMACGAALFTLRLALIDLGVRPLVTVLPDRRHPTLVAEIRRGGSILPTPEQRRLLEAVPRRHTNRSPFTDIAVTPPERHALRRAAADEGAWLHLVTATDELATLQRLAVRAHREQDADPAFRAELRRWTGTSPRRPDGVPVTAGGPRPVLHDRWVLRDYTDGAAPQRAPGREFENDPLIAVLTSHLTGPHADVRAGEALQRVLLTATADGLAVSFLSQLIEVDRARDELRRLVGGQVPPQAVLRVGRGWPVVATPRRPVADLLLDDGADPGR, encoded by the coding sequence ATGATGAACACGACCCGGACGACGGCCGGACTGGGCCTGACCGCCGAGCAGACGGAGCTGGTCCTCGCCACGGCGGGACGGGCCCCCTCGCTGCACAACACCCAGCCCTGGGCGTTCCGGGTCCGGCCGGACCTCCTCGAGCTCCACGCCGACCCGCAGCGGCGCCTCCCGGTCGTCGACCCGGCCGACCGCGAGCTGCGCATGGCCTGCGGAGCCGCGCTGTTCACCCTCCGGCTCGCCCTCATCGACCTCGGGGTGCGCCCGCTGGTCACCGTCCTCCCGGACCGCCGCCACCCCACCCTCGTCGCCGAGATCCGCCGCGGCGGAAGCATCCTCCCGACCCCCGAGCAGCGCCGCCTGCTCGAGGCCGTCCCCCGCCGGCACACCAACCGCAGCCCGTTCACCGACATCGCCGTGACCCCTCCCGAGCGGCACGCGCTCCGTCGCGCCGCCGCCGACGAGGGCGCCTGGCTGCACCTGGTGACCGCCACCGACGAGCTGGCCACCCTGCAGCGCCTGGCCGTCCGCGCGCACCGGGAACAGGACGCCGACCCCGCGTTCCGGGCCGAGCTCCGTCGGTGGACCGGCACGTCGCCCCGGCGGCCCGACGGGGTGCCGGTCACGGCCGGCGGGCCCCGGCCCGTCCTGCACGACCGCTGGGTGCTGCGCGACTACACCGACGGCGCCGCCCCGCAGCGGGCACCCGGCAGGGAGTTCGAGAACGACCCGCTGATCGCCGTCCTCACCTCACACCTGACCGGGCCGCACGCCGACGTCCGGGCGGGCGAGGCGCTGCAGCGCGTGCTGCTCACCGCGACCGCCGACGGCCTCGCCGTCTCGTTCCTCTCCCAGCTCATCGAGGTGGACCGGGCCCGCGACGAGCTGCGCCGCCTCGTCGGCGGGCAGGTGCCACCGCAAGCCGTCCTGCGGGTCGGCCGGGGATGGCCGGTGGTGGCCACGCCACGGCGCCCGGTGGCGGACCTGCTGCTCGACGACGGGGCCGACCCCGGGCGGTAG
- a CDS encoding universal stress protein: MSTSTPSRQAVGWAAAEARVRGAGLRIVHAAPYASTRPGQQRAAAILGRAFTVARQHEPHVRTVTARSDQDAVTALAEASRGADLLVVGRLSGHTGDTVVPSLAPAIAVAAHCPVTVVRTGPGPVHAVDRPVVAGVQQAEEDAPVLEEAFADAGRHGCPLVVLHARGPVGGGDTPAALDRALDPWRQRYPDVPVQVRTGDGGAAAELLHLSVGARTVVVGTRGRGAAAAAVLGSTSRTLLQHADCPVTVVHRTGTDRATAPRDRAASGTGTV, encoded by the coding sequence TTGAGCACGTCGACGCCCTCGCGGCAGGCGGTGGGGTGGGCGGCCGCGGAGGCGCGCGTGCGCGGGGCGGGGCTGCGGATCGTGCACGCCGCCCCCTACGCCTCGACCCGGCCCGGGCAGCAGCGCGCCGCGGCGATCCTCGGCCGCGCGTTCACCGTCGCCCGACAGCACGAGCCGCACGTGCGGACCGTCACCGCACGCAGCGACCAGGACGCCGTGACCGCACTGGCCGAGGCCTCGCGAGGTGCCGACCTGCTGGTCGTGGGTCGGCTCTCCGGGCACACCGGCGACACCGTCGTGCCGTCGCTGGCCCCGGCCATCGCGGTGGCGGCGCACTGCCCGGTCACCGTCGTGCGCACCGGGCCGGGCCCCGTGCACGCCGTGGACCGGCCCGTGGTGGCCGGTGTGCAGCAGGCCGAGGAGGACGCCCCGGTGCTGGAGGAGGCGTTCGCCGACGCAGGGCGCCACGGGTGCCCGCTGGTCGTGCTGCACGCGCGCGGCCCCGTCGGTGGCGGTGACACCCCGGCCGCCCTGGACCGCGCTCTGGACCCCTGGCGGCAGCGGTACCCGGACGTGCCGGTGCAGGTCCGCACCGGCGACGGCGGGGCCGCGGCGGAGCTGCTGCACCTCTCCGTCGGCGCGCGGACGGTGGTGGTGGGCACCCGGGGCCGCGGCGCGGCGGCCGCCGCGGTGCTCGGGTCCACGAGCCGCACGCTCCTCCAGCACGCCGACTGCCCGGTGACGGTCGTCCACCGGACGGGGACCGATCGGGCGACGGCGCCGCGGGACCGGGCCGCGAGCGGCACGGGAACGGTGTGA
- a CDS encoding primary-amine oxidase, producing the protein MTTLEARPGTTHPLEMTTTAEVDRVREALAAAGLLGETVRFAFFAPEEPPKDAVLAHRDGQEVDRRFRAVLLDLATGRSWDTVVSATRGEVDSSRELDPPRDGQPPIIDAEFEVIEDVLNADERWLEALRRRGIEPAEVRAVPLSAGVYDHPEEVGRRIVRAFGFHQAHEKQNPWAHPIDGIVAYIDLTDRKVTRLVDVADMPVPAAQGDFDDPAVQGPPMDLKPIEITQPEGRSFTVEGNRVRWGKWDLRYGFNEREGLTLHQIAFDGRPIVYRASVAEMVVPYADPSPVRFWQNYFDCGEYMFARYADSLELGCDCLGDIHYTDAVIADDLGRPKTIRNAICMHEEDYGVLWKHSDLFTNSREVRRQRRLVISFFTPIGNYDYGFYWYLYLDGTIQLEVKATGLVFTAAYPEGGNEYATEVAPGLGAPFHQHLFSARLDMTVDGVRNAVDEVQAERVPMGEGNPYGNAFRKRTTRLTTESSAQRKADGSVVRTWHIVNPERTNAMGQNVGYALIPESKATLFADEASSIHARATFATNHLWVTRYDPAERYPAGDFVNQNAGGAGLPAWVQADRAVDGEDVVVWHTFGTTHFPRPEDFPVMPVDYTGFTLKPVGFFDRNPALDVPATGGAHCSSHVEVHGPAKEGTTDGH; encoded by the coding sequence ATGACCACGTTGGAAGCCCGGCCGGGGACCACCCACCCGCTGGAGATGACCACCACCGCCGAGGTCGACCGCGTCCGCGAGGCGCTGGCCGCGGCGGGCCTGCTGGGCGAGACCGTCCGCTTCGCGTTCTTCGCGCCGGAGGAGCCGCCCAAGGACGCCGTGCTGGCCCACCGCGACGGCCAGGAGGTCGACCGTCGGTTCCGCGCCGTCCTGCTCGACCTGGCCACCGGCCGCTCGTGGGACACCGTGGTGTCGGCGACGCGCGGCGAGGTCGACTCCTCCCGCGAGCTCGACCCGCCCCGTGACGGCCAGCCCCCGATCATCGACGCCGAGTTCGAGGTGATCGAGGACGTCCTCAACGCCGACGAGCGCTGGCTCGAGGCGCTGCGCCGCCGCGGAATCGAGCCCGCGGAGGTGCGGGCGGTACCGCTCTCGGCGGGCGTCTACGACCACCCCGAGGAGGTCGGCCGCCGCATCGTGCGCGCGTTCGGCTTCCACCAGGCCCACGAGAAGCAGAACCCGTGGGCGCACCCCATCGACGGGATCGTCGCCTACATCGACCTCACCGACCGGAAGGTCACGCGGCTGGTCGACGTCGCGGACATGCCCGTCCCCGCGGCGCAGGGCGACTTCGACGACCCCGCCGTGCAGGGCCCTCCGATGGACCTCAAGCCCATCGAGATCACCCAGCCCGAGGGCCGCAGCTTCACCGTCGAGGGCAACCGCGTCCGCTGGGGCAAGTGGGACCTGCGCTACGGGTTCAACGAGCGCGAGGGCCTGACCCTGCACCAGATCGCCTTCGACGGCCGCCCGATCGTCTACCGCGCCTCGGTCGCCGAGATGGTCGTGCCCTACGCCGACCCGTCGCCGGTCCGCTTCTGGCAGAACTACTTCGACTGCGGCGAGTACATGTTCGCCCGCTACGCCGACTCCCTGGAACTGGGCTGCGACTGCCTCGGCGACATCCACTACACCGACGCCGTCATCGCCGACGACCTCGGCCGCCCCAAGACGATCCGCAACGCCATCTGCATGCACGAGGAGGACTACGGCGTCCTCTGGAAGCACTCCGACCTGTTCACCAACAGCCGCGAGGTGCGCCGCCAGCGCCGCCTGGTCATCTCGTTCTTCACCCCGATCGGCAACTACGACTACGGCTTCTACTGGTACCTCTACCTCGACGGCACCATCCAGCTCGAGGTCAAGGCCACCGGCCTGGTGTTCACCGCCGCCTACCCCGAGGGCGGCAACGAGTACGCCACGGAGGTCGCGCCCGGTCTCGGCGCCCCGTTCCACCAGCACCTGTTCTCCGCCCGGCTGGACATGACCGTCGACGGCGTGCGCAACGCCGTGGACGAGGTCCAGGCCGAGCGGGTGCCGATGGGCGAGGGCAACCCCTACGGCAACGCCTTCCGCAAGCGCACCACCCGGCTCACCACCGAGTCGTCCGCGCAGCGCAAGGCGGACGGGTCGGTCGTGCGGACCTGGCACATCGTGAACCCGGAGCGGACCAACGCGATGGGCCAGAACGTCGGCTACGCGCTGATCCCGGAGTCGAAGGCGACGCTGTTCGCCGACGAGGCGTCCTCGATCCACGCCCGCGCCACGTTCGCGACGAACCACCTCTGGGTGACCCGCTACGACCCCGCCGAGCGCTACCCGGCGGGCGACTTCGTCAACCAGAACGCGGGCGGCGCCGGACTCCCGGCCTGGGTGCAGGCCGACCGCGCCGTCGACGGCGAGGACGTCGTCGTCTGGCACACCTTCGGGACCACGCACTTCCCGCGGCCCGAGGACTTCCCGGTGATGCCGGTCGACTACACCGGGTTCACCCTCAAGCCGGTCGGCTTCTTCGACCGCAACCCCGCGCTCGACGTGCCCGCGACCGGCGGCGCGCACTGCTCGTCGCACGTCGAGGTGCACGGTCCCGCCAAGGAGGGCACCACCGATGGCCACTGA
- a CDS encoding APC family permease, translated as MATDASSAATGSGGSSAPGSGGFHRTLGLPDVIAQGLSVIAPAMSGAFLTYLASTKAGGATPLAYLLGTLAMLAVGGTVAMFARSLSSAGSMYTYITRGANHGLGFLGGWCYAAAFLVLGGAVLCGFGFFTASFVELLTGADPDWYWFSLVGLVVIALMSMFDIQASTRTQLVILALTMAALVVTAVVVIGIGSPATSVIDGTTPVESAGRSFDLSAFWPSAAGVSWTGVLFGLSFAMLSFTGAEASAVLSEETRDPRRAVPRAVIGSIVVAGLFYLVITYATAIGFGVQQATTDWPASVAGLAAVAPNEAFAAVVLASAALASLFCALGVHIAVSRVLFAMGRERVLPARLGTLHPRWGTPWRAIGLVLTVWVVLAALSLLLTSREGQVALAGGVDNGQTGGIFLFTFLAGIGTPLVMGVYLLLGVAGVMQGRRTGRPAFQVVGALAALVGALAVFGGLYYSFVPAAPGAEIPVQYAMVPWVCLGIVAVGAAVAVWTRRSRQAVWQDMGRVFDEV; from the coding sequence ATGGCCACTGACGCCTCGTCCGCCGCGACCGGCAGCGGCGGCAGCTCAGCCCCCGGCTCGGGCGGCTTCCACCGCACGCTCGGCCTGCCCGACGTCATCGCCCAGGGCCTGTCGGTCATCGCCCCGGCGATGTCGGGGGCCTTCCTCACCTACCTGGCCTCCACGAAGGCGGGCGGCGCGACGCCGCTGGCGTACCTGCTCGGCACACTCGCGATGCTCGCCGTCGGCGGCACCGTGGCGATGTTCGCGCGCTCGCTGTCCTCGGCCGGGTCGATGTACACCTACATCACCCGCGGCGCCAACCACGGCCTCGGCTTCCTCGGCGGCTGGTGCTACGCGGCGGCGTTCCTCGTGCTCGGCGGCGCCGTCCTGTGCGGCTTCGGGTTCTTCACCGCGAGCTTCGTCGAGCTGCTCACCGGCGCGGACCCGGACTGGTACTGGTTCTCGCTGGTCGGGCTCGTCGTCATCGCGCTGATGAGCATGTTCGACATCCAGGCCTCCACCCGCACCCAGCTCGTCATCCTCGCGCTGACGATGGCGGCGCTGGTCGTGACGGCCGTGGTCGTGATCGGCATCGGGTCGCCGGCGACGAGCGTCATCGACGGGACCACGCCGGTGGAGTCGGCCGGGCGGAGCTTCGACCTGTCGGCGTTCTGGCCGAGCGCGGCCGGGGTGAGCTGGACCGGCGTGCTGTTCGGCCTGTCCTTCGCGATGCTGTCGTTCACCGGCGCCGAGGCGAGCGCGGTGCTGTCGGAGGAGACCCGCGACCCGCGCCGCGCCGTCCCGCGCGCCGTCATCGGCTCGATCGTCGTGGCCGGCCTGTTCTACCTCGTCATCACCTACGCGACGGCCATCGGCTTCGGGGTGCAGCAGGCGACGACGGACTGGCCCGCCTCGGTCGCCGGGCTGGCCGCCGTCGCGCCGAACGAGGCGTTCGCCGCGGTGGTGCTCGCCAGCGCCGCCCTGGCCAGCCTCTTCTGCGCGCTGGGCGTGCACATCGCGGTGTCCCGGGTGCTGTTCGCGATGGGCCGCGAGCGGGTGCTGCCCGCCCGCCTGGGCACCCTGCACCCCCGCTGGGGCACCCCGTGGCGGGCGATCGGCCTCGTGCTCACCGTGTGGGTGGTGCTGGCCGCGCTGTCGCTGCTGCTGACCAGCCGCGAGGGCCAGGTCGCACTCGCCGGCGGGGTGGACAACGGCCAGACCGGCGGGATCTTCCTGTTCACCTTCCTCGCCGGGATCGGCACGCCGCTGGTGATGGGCGTCTACCTGCTGCTCGGGGTCGCCGGCGTGATGCAGGGCAGGCGGACGGGCCGTCCGGCGTTCCAGGTGGTGGGCGCGCTCGCCGCCCTGGTCGGGGCGCTGGCCGTGTTCGGCGGCCTGTACTACTCGTTCGTGCCCGCCGCGCCCGGCGCCGAGATCCCCGTGCAGTACGCGATGGTGCCGTGGGTGTGCCTGGGCATCGTCGCCGTCGGCGCGGCCGTCGCGGTCTGGACGCGCCGCAGCCGGCAGGCGGTCTGGCAGGACATGGGACGGGTGTTCGACGAGGTGTAG
- a CDS encoding pyridoxamine 5'-phosphate oxidase family protein — translation MRHDMPQDVPPEGSDAAGYRTLDRHSCLRRLRGGIVGRVVFTDGALPAAQPVNYVLDGEEVLFRTASAGKVAAATRGAVVAFQVDDIDPAARTGWSVLGVGEAYEVVDPQRLAQVSGLGLDTWAPLASNHVVCVPLQVLTGRELVRIPAVPLRRLAEAEG, via the coding sequence ATGCGTCACGACATGCCTCAGGACGTGCCTCCCGAGGGTTCGGATGCCGCCGGGTACCGGACGCTCGACCGCCACTCCTGTCTGCGCCGGCTGCGCGGGGGCATCGTCGGCCGCGTCGTCTTCACCGACGGCGCGCTACCGGCGGCCCAGCCCGTGAACTACGTCCTCGACGGCGAGGAGGTGCTGTTCCGCACGGCCAGCGCAGGCAAGGTGGCCGCCGCGACACGGGGTGCCGTCGTCGCGTTCCAGGTCGACGACATCGACCCGGCGGCGCGTACCGGCTGGAGCGTCCTCGGTGTCGGCGAGGCCTACGAGGTGGTCGACCCGCAACGGCTCGCCCAGGTGTCCGGTCTGGGCCTGGACACCTGGGCGCCGCTGGCGTCCAACCACGTCGTGTGCGTCCCCCTCCAGGTCCTCACGGGACGCGAGCTGGTGCGCATCCCGGCGGTTCCGCTCCGTCGGCTGGCCGAGGCCGAGGGGTGA
- a CDS encoding universal stress protein produces MSTQQARTVVVGIDGSDSALETARWAADEAARRRSRIRLVHAFGWTTELLVGHPGLGEQRRDVLLDHARRHLAAAAAAAAERAPEVLVEQELVVGHPIAVLVAESRRAELLVIGDRGLGRIGGLLLGSVAIALASHGECPVVVARGAEKELPASAPVVVGIDGSPVSERALAFAYDEAALRGAPLVAVHTWLDLVADPAVGLLMDWDAIEAEEQAVLGERLAGWARKYPDVPVRRVVTRDGPTHALLTEAAGAQLVVVGSRGRGGFRGLLLGSVGHAVLHRSPCPVAVVRPEEPGARG; encoded by the coding sequence ATGAGCACTCAGCAGGCCAGGACCGTGGTCGTGGGCATCGACGGGTCGGACAGCGCGCTGGAGACGGCGCGGTGGGCGGCGGACGAGGCGGCCCGGCGCCGCTCGCGGATCCGGCTGGTGCACGCGTTCGGCTGGACCACCGAGCTCCTCGTCGGCCATCCCGGCCTCGGTGAGCAGCGTCGCGACGTGCTGCTCGACCACGCCCGCCGCCACCTGGCCGCTGCCGCTGCGGCCGCCGCCGAACGCGCGCCGGAGGTCCTCGTCGAGCAGGAGCTCGTCGTCGGCCACCCGATCGCGGTCCTGGTGGCGGAGTCCCGCCGCGCGGAGCTGCTGGTCATCGGTGACCGAGGGCTCGGGCGGATCGGCGGACTGCTGCTGGGTTCGGTCGCGATCGCGCTGGCGTCGCACGGGGAGTGCCCGGTGGTGGTGGCCCGCGGCGCCGAGAAGGAGCTGCCCGCGTCGGCACCGGTGGTCGTCGGGATCGACGGGTCGCCGGTGAGCGAGCGGGCGCTGGCGTTCGCCTACGACGAGGCGGCGCTGCGCGGCGCCCCGCTGGTGGCGGTGCACACCTGGCTCGACCTGGTGGCCGACCCGGCGGTCGGGCTGCTGATGGACTGGGACGCCATCGAGGCCGAGGAGCAGGCCGTGCTGGGGGAGCGCCTCGCGGGCTGGGCCCGGAAGTACCCGGACGTCCCGGTCCGGCGGGTCGTCACGCGCGACGGGCCGACGCACGCGCTGCTGACCGAGGCGGCGGGGGCCCAGCTCGTGGTCGTGGGTTCGCGCGGTCGCGGTGGCTTCCGGGGGCTGCTGCTCGGATCGGTCGGCCACGCGGTCCTGCACCGCAGCCCCTGCCCGGTCGCCGTGGTCCGCCCCGAGGAGCCTGGAGCGCGAGGATGA
- a CDS encoding CBS domain-containing protein — translation MRRSTVADVMTTDVRWVPPDATFAEVADVFARAAVRAVPVLDTDRSLLGVVSEADLLVTLERAGTEARRQWWRPRHVHRGPSTVKAGAATAAALMTARVRTAAPGDSVAAAARTMREHGVSWLPVVEDGRVVGVLGRSDLLAVFHRDDSAIRAEVVDEVLGRALLVEPVRITVSVADGVVTLTGELDTRAETELATRLVERVEGVVSVVDLLRYRVDERLADATVLPRF, via the coding sequence ATGAGACGCAGCACCGTGGCCGACGTGATGACGACCGACGTCCGGTGGGTGCCCCCGGACGCCACGTTCGCCGAGGTGGCGGACGTGTTCGCCCGGGCGGCCGTCCGGGCGGTGCCCGTGCTGGACACCGACCGCAGCCTGCTGGGCGTGGTGTCCGAGGCCGACCTGCTCGTCACGCTGGAGCGAGCCGGGACCGAGGCACGCCGCCAGTGGTGGCGCCCCCGCCACGTGCACCGCGGCCCCTCCACCGTCAAGGCCGGGGCGGCGACCGCGGCGGCGCTGATGACTGCCCGGGTGAGGACGGCCGCACCTGGCGACTCCGTCGCCGCGGCCGCCCGCACGATGCGCGAGCACGGCGTGTCGTGGTTGCCCGTCGTGGAGGACGGACGGGTCGTGGGCGTCCTGGGCCGGTCCGACCTGCTCGCCGTGTTCCACCGGGACGACTCCGCGATCCGGGCGGAGGTGGTGGACGAGGTGCTCGGTCGCGCGCTGCTGGTGGAACCGGTGCGGATCACGGTGAGCGTCGCCGACGGGGTCGTGACGCTGACCGGGGAGCTGGACACCCGGGCCGAGACCGAGCTCGCGACGCGCCTCGTCGAGCGCGTCGAGGGAGTGGTGTCGGTCGTGGACCTGCTGCGCTACCGGGTGGACGAGCGGCTCGCCGACGCCACCGTGCTGCCGCGCTTCTGA
- a CDS encoding universal stress protein — protein MRGLVVVGVDGSPGAVAALDFALGDAARRGARLRVVTAVAPPEVWPTVYGPIPVPASPRLLDEITAAARAWVDEAATRLGLSVPEDVAVEVVAASGSPVHLLLDAADTADHLVVGHRGRGVVASALLGSVGLGCVLHAHCPVTVVRPVPVPGPELDPVTAMAVPATAGGG, from the coding sequence GTGAGGGGTCTGGTGGTGGTCGGGGTGGACGGCTCGCCCGGCGCCGTCGCGGCCCTGGACTTCGCCCTGGGGGACGCGGCCCGTCGCGGAGCGCGGCTGCGGGTCGTGACCGCGGTGGCGCCCCCGGAGGTCTGGCCCACGGTCTACGGGCCGATCCCGGTACCCGCCTCTCCCCGGCTGCTCGACGAGATCACGGCGGCCGCGCGGGCGTGGGTCGACGAGGCGGCGACGCGGCTGGGGCTCTCCGTCCCCGAGGACGTGGCCGTGGAGGTCGTCGCGGCGTCCGGCTCGCCCGTGCACCTCCTGCTCGACGCCGCCGACACGGCGGACCACCTGGTGGTGGGCCACCGCGGCCGGGGAGTCGTCGCGAGCGCGCTGCTCGGTTCGGTCGGGCTGGGGTGCGTGCTGCACGCGCACTGTCCGGTGACGGTGGTGCGCCCCGTCCCGGTGCCCGGACCGGAGCTCGACCCGGTCACCGCGATGGCGGTGCCGGCTACCGCTGGTGGAGGATGA
- a CDS encoding DUF1918 domain-containing protein: MTTGTTSRAPAGDWLVVPVPALERGWRWGRIVEQLDGPGPARFRVRWVGNDRDSVVVPPAGYRIESAGRWPTPPSSAIGLWPHPEEHGNDRPDAPEQMP, from the coding sequence ATGACCACAGGGACGACATCGCGTGCACCGGCGGGGGACTGGCTGGTGGTGCCCGTTCCGGCGCTGGAGCGGGGCTGGCGCTGGGGGCGCATCGTCGAGCAGCTCGACGGGCCCGGACCGGCCCGGTTCCGGGTGCGCTGGGTGGGCAACGACCGTGACTCGGTGGTCGTCCCGCCGGCCGGGTACCGCATCGAGAGCGCGGGCCGGTGGCCGACGCCGCCGTCGAGCGCGATCGGTCTGTGGCCCCACCCCGAGGAGCACGGGAACGACCGTCCCGACGCACCGGAGCAGATGCCGTGA